Proteins encoded in a region of the Vicia villosa cultivar HV-30 ecotype Madison, WI linkage group LG5, Vvil1.0, whole genome shotgun sequence genome:
- the LOC131606256 gene encoding F-box only protein 6-like, translated as MKDHELSGFVREVQLAFQDDREKIDQICKLLEDMQFRRIDASVFNAKMNNLFQRHKYLHWEFIKILPKDPRLIVSDFFKALKVVFQDHADYDDYGKREIHVTFPRWDELPLDVLDVISGKLYFDDLFQFSRVCTNWRVFHKSIDKSTSQEPLLLEFLNSPYKVPYSFTSLPNQKVYSLKKMMNNMLSYSDVSFPIFVTCSSGYFIIIADDYSFLLINPFTRVKKKVICPPTFQFSFHSRHTYRALLAFEQSSEDFVLLFLFRVLNNLHVYQSRNNGWVTYSHDYDDYNIVDFVAFNNIIYVLTEDAKIGVLNLNSPNIEFLKMVNSPDLDDDSSLFLNLVTCDEELLMVRLNPSFDTSVVRTDPLERKAYKIEFSTMSYMKLETLGDIALFYVCFKGCNALSNPNRWGYESNSVYEVSMPENPNCTVYSWDKKSKKYIAPLTEDSMFDWYFRHLKTK; from the coding sequence ATGAAGGACCATGAGTTATCAGGGTTTGTAAGGGAAGTACAACTTGCATTTCAAGATGACAGGGAAAAGATTGATCAAATTTGCAAACTCTTGGAAGATATGCAATTTAGAAGAATTGATGCAAGTGTTTTCAATGCAAAAATGAACAACTTGTTTCAAAGGCATAAATATTTACATTGGGAGTTCATCAAAATTCTGCCCAAGGATCCTAGACTCATTGTATCAGACTTTTTTAAAGCATTAAAAGTTGTTTTTCAAGACCATGCTGATTATGATGATTACGGGAAAAGAGAGATTCATGTCACATTTCCTCGTTGGGATGAACTTCCTCTTGACGTGCTTGATGTTATTTCCGGAAAACTCTATTTTGACGATCTCTTTCAATTTTCTCGTGTCTGCACGAATTGGAGAGTTTTTCATAAATCAATAGATAAATCAACATCCCAAGAACCACTGCTTCTTGAGTTTTTGAATTCTCCTTATAAGGTACCATATTCCTTTACTAGCCTACCCAATCAAAAAGTTTATtccttgaagaagatgatgaacaacaTGTTGAGTTACTCCGATGTCTCCTTCCCTATCTTTGTTACCTGTTCTAGTGGATATTTCATTATTATAGCGGATGATTATTCGTTTCTGCTTATCAATCCATTTACGCGAGTAAAGAAGAAGGTAATCTGTCCACCCACCTTTCAGTTTAGTTTCCACTCTCGACATACATACCGTGCATTACTTGCTTTTGAGCAATCCTCTGaggattttgttttgttatttttattcagAGTGTTAAACAATTTGCATGTCTATCAATCTCGAAATAATGGTTGGGTTACTTATTCCCACGATTACGATGACTACAATATTGTTGACTTTGTGGCTTTCAACAATATAATATATGTTCTTACTGAGGATGCCAAGATTGGCGTACTCAATCTCAATTCTCCAAATATTGAATTTCTCAAAATGGTGAATTCTCCTGACTTAGACGATGATTCCTCATTATTCCTTAATTTGGTTACATGTGATGAAGAACTTTTAATGGTTCGATTAAATCCAAGTTTTGATACTTCAGTTGTTAGAACCGATCCACTAGAGAGAAAAGCTTACAAGATAGAGTTCTCAACCATGAGTTACATGAAACTCGAAACCTTGGGGGACATTGCattattttatgtttgttttaaaGGCTGCAATGCATTGAGTAACCCGAATAGATGGGGGTATGAGAGCAATTCTGTGTATGAAGTTTCTATGCCCGAAAATCCCAATTGTACTGTCTATAGTTGGGATAAAAAATCCAAGAAATACATTGCTCCTCTTACAGAGGACAGTATGTTTGATTGGTATTTTAGACATCTAAAAACGAAGTAA